In Blastopirellula sediminis, the following proteins share a genomic window:
- a CDS encoding voltage-gated chloride channel family protein translates to MPFRWDYRQHVSLAWFVLKWLVICLPVGIVVGSAVALFLWSLNVVTLTQWDNPWLLYLLPLAGIASGLMYHYLGREAEGGNNLIMEQIHEPGGGVPLRMAPLVLIGTLITHLFGGSAGREGTAVQMGGSLAGGIGRLLKLTPDEMRILLSAGVAAGFGAVFGTPLTGAIFAVEVIAIGRMSYKAIIPCLMASVIGDQVNTAWGIGHTHYHIAFSTEITSSLSAVSLDWGLTGKVAIAAIFFGLASVLFAELTHGISWTAKRFIPVPWMRPAIGGCVVIALVWLVGTRDYLGLGVSSHPPDANRICIESCFHVGGAHWLSWWWKLLFTAVTVGSGFKGGEVTPLFFVGAALGSVLGVALGAPVDLMAGLGFVAVFAGATNTPLACTIMAIELFGPGHGELLSSGFVVYAAVACFLSYFLSGNSSIYHAQKRDEEEPQREVEQLPETD, encoded by the coding sequence ATGCCATTTCGTTGGGACTATCGGCAGCACGTCTCGCTCGCGTGGTTCGTGCTGAAATGGCTGGTGATCTGTCTGCCGGTGGGGATCGTCGTCGGATCGGCGGTCGCTCTCTTTCTCTGGTCGCTCAATGTGGTGACCCTGACCCAGTGGGATAACCCCTGGCTCCTCTATTTGCTGCCGTTGGCCGGGATCGCCTCGGGGCTGATGTACCACTACCTCGGCCGCGAAGCGGAAGGGGGAAACAACCTGATCATGGAGCAAATCCATGAGCCTGGAGGCGGCGTGCCGCTGCGGATGGCGCCGCTGGTCTTGATCGGGACATTGATCACTCATCTCTTCGGCGGATCGGCCGGTCGTGAAGGGACCGCGGTGCAGATGGGGGGGAGTCTCGCCGGTGGCATTGGACGACTCCTTAAACTGACGCCTGACGAAATGCGGATCTTGCTCTCGGCCGGCGTCGCGGCTGGTTTTGGCGCCGTCTTCGGTACGCCGCTGACCGGCGCGATCTTCGCCGTCGAAGTGATCGCGATTGGCCGGATGAGTTACAAGGCGATCATTCCCTGTCTGATGGCCAGCGTGATTGGCGACCAGGTCAACACCGCGTGGGGAATCGGGCACACGCATTATCACATCGCCTTCTCGACCGAGATCACCAGCAGTCTCTCCGCCGTTTCGCTTGACTGGGGGCTGACCGGCAAAGTGGCGATCGCGGCGATCTTCTTCGGCCTGGCGAGCGTACTGTTCGCCGAGCTGACGCACGGCATTAGCTGGACGGCGAAACGATTCATCCCGGTACCCTGGATGCGCCCCGCGATCGGCGGCTGCGTGGTGATCGCACTTGTCTGGCTGGTCGGAACGCGCGACTACCTCGGGCTTGGCGTTTCGTCGCATCCACCGGATGCGAATCGAATCTGCATCGAGTCCTGCTTTCACGTCGGCGGCGCCCATTGGCTTAGCTGGTGGTGGAAACTCCTCTTTACCGCGGTCACGGTTGGCAGCGGATTCAAAGGGGGCGAAGTGACGCCGTTGTTCTTTGTCGGCGCAGCGCTAGGAAGCGTCCTCGGCGTCGCTCTTGGCGCCCCGGTCGATCTAATGGCGGGTCTCGGCTTCGTCGCCGTCTTCGCCGGAGCGACCAACACGCCGCTCGCCTGCACGATTATGGCGATCGAACTTTTTGGGCCCGGTCATGGCGAACTGCTTAGCAGCGGCTTCGTCGTCTACGCGGCGGTCGCGTGTTTCCTGTCGTACTTCCTGAGCGGCAATTCAAGCATCTACCACGCCCAGAAGCGGGACGAAGAAGAGCCGCAACGCGAAGTCGAACAGCTGCCGGAAACGGATTAG
- a CDS encoding beta-lactamase hydrolase domain-containing protein, giving the protein MNHCIKINDEVTVGPQPNEAEIEELKCQGFRTIVNFREDGEDNQPSALLNEKGWVVAAEMEYLHLPVSPQGMSPQAVDEFREKYPYLPKPIYAHCASGKRAGAMVMMRQACQHGMSGDETLEQAKRMGFQCDKPKLMEFVKNYVDRHSHVGET; this is encoded by the coding sequence ATGAACCATTGCATTAAGATCAACGATGAAGTGACGGTCGGTCCGCAACCGAACGAAGCGGAGATTGAAGAGCTGAAATGTCAAGGTTTCCGGACCATTGTCAACTTCCGCGAAGATGGGGAAGACAATCAGCCGAGCGCGCTGCTGAACGAAAAAGGGTGGGTGGTCGCCGCGGAGATGGAGTACCTGCACTTGCCGGTCTCGCCTCAAGGGATGTCTCCCCAAGCGGTCGACGAGTTTCGGGAGAAGTACCCCTATCTGCCGAAGCCGATCTACGCTCATTGCGCCAGCGGAAAACGGGCCGGTGCGATGGTGATGATGCGCCAGGCGTGCCAGCACGGGATGTCAGGAGATGAGACGTTGGAACAAGCCAAGCGAATGGGTTTCCAATGCGATAAGCCGAAGCTGATGGAGTTCGTCAAGAACTACGTCGACCGCCATTCGCATGTTGGCGAAACGTAA
- a CDS encoding SRPBCC family protein, translating to MNDSAPAGEALSEGNAPPAAPSTAVGRWLRTISAVAVLAIVMICVLYFIGSRPIHYSAEVKILAPPEKIFPYLTEPDLLVKWMTDVVEVRPISGEDHQVGATAAVVVEANGDRFEMESELLKEVPNQELEVQLTSDMFVIVSDYQLKPNGRETTVSLDMVANYKGIACVMAPLMGSSIQEKLEADFNLLREEVQSGSISE from the coding sequence ATGAACGATTCTGCTCCCGCGGGCGAAGCTCTAAGCGAAGGAAACGCACCTCCCGCCGCTCCGTCGACCGCTGTCGGCCGCTGGCTGAGAACGATTTCCGCCGTCGCCGTTTTGGCGATCGTGATGATCTGCGTCCTTTATTTCATTGGCAGTCGCCCGATCCACTACAGCGCCGAAGTGAAGATCCTGGCGCCGCCGGAAAAAATCTTTCCCTACCTCACCGAGCCTGACTTGCTGGTGAAGTGGATGACCGATGTTGTCGAAGTCCGGCCTATTTCTGGCGAAGATCATCAGGTGGGAGCGACCGCCGCTGTTGTCGTTGAAGCCAACGGCGACCGGTTTGAAATGGAAAGCGAATTGCTGAAGGAAGTCCCCAATCAAGAGTTGGAGGTACAGCTGACCAGCGATATGTTTGTGATTGTCAGCGACTATCAGCTTAAGCCGAACGGGCGCGAAACGACTGTCTCTCTTGACATGGTTGCGAACTACAAAGGAATCGCTTGCGTCATGGCGCCGTTGATGGGGAGCTCGATTCAAGAGAAGCTGGAGGCTGACTTTAATCTGCTGCGGGAGGAGGTTCAATCGGGCTCGATCAGCGAATGA
- a CDS encoding PfkB family carbohydrate kinase: protein MPLLVVGSIALDSVHTPTEVREDVLGGSAVYFSYAASYFTGVKLVGVVGEDWPSAHTDLLKARNVDTAGLEIVEGGETFRWTGKYQSNMNDRDTLEVHLNVLENFSPTLPDDYRRSPFLFLANGAPSTQMKVLEQMTGPKLVVADTMDLWIEIARDDLEAMLKKVDGLVLNDSEAKKLTEDENLVRAGRKVLEMGPKFVVLKKGEHGAMFFSEHETYVMPAFPTETVVDPTGAGDSFAGGMMGYLAEKNDFSPASLKEAMAYGTVVASFNVEDFSLEKMKKIERADVDARFAEYRQMLSF, encoded by the coding sequence ATGCCACTACTCGTCGTCGGTTCTATCGCCCTGGATAGCGTTCATACCCCCACCGAAGTCCGTGAAGACGTCCTCGGCGGTTCGGCCGTTTACTTCTCGTATGCGGCCAGCTATTTCACCGGCGTCAAACTGGTCGGCGTGGTTGGCGAAGATTGGCCGAGCGCTCATACCGATCTGCTGAAGGCCCGTAACGTCGACACGGCTGGACTGGAAATCGTCGAAGGGGGCGAGACCTTCCGCTGGACCGGCAAGTACCAGTCGAACATGAACGACCGCGACACGCTGGAAGTTCATCTGAACGTGCTGGAAAACTTCAGCCCGACCTTGCCCGACGATTACCGCCGCAGTCCCTTCTTGTTCCTGGCCAACGGCGCTCCGTCGACCCAGATGAAAGTGCTGGAGCAGATGACCGGTCCGAAGCTGGTCGTCGCCGACACGATGGACCTCTGGATCGAGATCGCTCGCGACGACCTGGAAGCGATGCTGAAGAAGGTCGACGGCCTGGTGCTGAACGACAGCGAAGCGAAGAAGCTGACCGAAGATGAGAACCTGGTTCGCGCCGGCCGCAAAGTGCTGGAGATGGGGCCGAAGTTCGTCGTGCTGAAAAAGGGAGAACATGGCGCCATGTTCTTCTCGGAGCACGAAACCTACGTGATGCCCGCCTTCCCGACCGAAACGGTCGTCGATCCGACCGGCGCCGGCGACAGCTTCGCCGGCGGCATGATGGGCTACCTGGCCGAGAAGAACGACTTCTCGCCGGCCTCCCTGAAAGAAGCGATGGCGTACGGCACGGTCGTCGCCAGCTTCAACGTCGAGGACTTCAGCCTCGAAAAGATGAAGAAGATCGAACGGGCCGACGTCGACGCCCGGTTCGCCGAGTATCGTCAGATGCTCAGCTTCTAA
- the thpR gene encoding RNA 2',3'-cyclic phosphodiesterase, with the protein MNVTRCFIAMAVTDEVKRRAQNLINLLAASEADVKWVETHNMHITLSFLGDVTPEETVEISRAAMRGAEKVPSFDFTIAGAGAFPDIERPRTLWLGMTHGADEFCAMQSAIAEELAEIGYPETARKFHPHLSLGRIKRPTPQLKNLTELLKEHADYEAGVSPAMEAGIYASQLERRGPKYTLIGHAELG; encoded by the coding sequence ATGAACGTCACGCGCTGCTTTATTGCGATGGCCGTCACCGACGAAGTGAAACGCCGCGCCCAGAACTTGATTAACTTGCTGGCCGCGAGCGAAGCCGATGTGAAGTGGGTCGAAACGCATAACATGCACATCACCCTCAGCTTCCTCGGCGACGTCACGCCGGAAGAGACGGTCGAAATTAGTCGCGCGGCGATGCGGGGAGCCGAGAAGGTCCCGTCGTTCGACTTCACGATCGCCGGCGCCGGGGCGTTCCCCGATATTGAACGCCCCCGCACCTTATGGCTCGGCATGACGCATGGCGCTGACGAATTCTGCGCAATGCAAAGCGCCATCGCCGAAGAGTTGGCCGAGATCGGCTACCCCGAAACGGCCCGCAAGTTTCACCCGCACCTCTCGCTGGGCCGCATTAAACGCCCAACGCCGCAGCTAAAGAATCTAACCGAGCTGCTGAAAGAACACGCCGACTACGAAGCCGGCGTCAGCCCGGCGATGGAGGCCGGGATCTACGCCAGCCAGCTGGAACGACGTGGGCCGAAGTACACGCTGATTGGGCATGCGGAGTTGGGGTGA
- a CDS encoding cellulase family glycosylhydrolase produces the protein MNRFAAIFLTSAVGLLSCAAFATAMEPIKISSDGHGFVYAASGKPFTPWGFNYDHDGQGRLLEDYWNDEWKTVEEDFAEMKALGANVVRIHLQLGRFMETAEKPNSQALAQLTKLLELAEQQELYLDLTGLGCYHKQDIPAWYDEMDEATRWKTQAAFWSAVAETCAASPAVFCYDLMNEPVVPGGNKPQENWLGPGLGDKFFVQFITRDRADRERPDVALAWINTLVAAIRAHDKTHLITVGLVPWSLDRPGLTSGFVPAKVAGPLDFIAVHLYPKQDKQAEALETLAGFAAIGKPVVIEEMFPLACSPEQLSEFIDESKPQASGWIGFYWGKTPEEYRTGEKTIGNAITLAWLELFQKKANAPKN, from the coding sequence ATGAACCGCTTTGCCGCCATCTTCCTCACCAGCGCCGTTGGGCTGCTCAGCTGCGCAGCCTTTGCGACGGCGATGGAGCCGATCAAAATCTCCAGCGACGGGCATGGCTTCGTCTATGCAGCCTCCGGAAAGCCGTTTACCCCGTGGGGATTCAACTACGACCATGATGGCCAAGGCCGGCTGTTGGAAGATTACTGGAACGACGAGTGGAAAACGGTGGAAGAAGATTTCGCCGAGATGAAAGCGCTCGGCGCCAACGTCGTTCGCATTCATCTGCAACTTGGCCGATTCATGGAAACGGCGGAGAAGCCGAATTCGCAAGCGCTGGCGCAACTGACGAAGCTGCTGGAACTAGCCGAGCAGCAAGAGCTTTATCTCGATCTGACCGGGCTCGGTTGTTATCACAAGCAAGATATCCCCGCGTGGTACGACGAAATGGACGAGGCGACGCGGTGGAAAACGCAGGCCGCGTTTTGGAGCGCCGTCGCCGAAACCTGCGCCGCGAGCCCGGCGGTCTTTTGCTACGACCTGATGAACGAACCGGTCGTCCCCGGCGGCAACAAGCCGCAAGAGAATTGGCTCGGGCCAGGACTGGGCGATAAGTTCTTTGTGCAGTTCATCACCCGCGATCGGGCCGATCGCGAACGTCCCGACGTGGCGTTGGCCTGGATCAATACGCTGGTTGCCGCGATTCGTGCGCACGATAAGACGCACCTGATCACAGTCGGACTCGTTCCCTGGAGTCTCGATCGACCGGGGCTCACCTCCGGCTTCGTCCCCGCAAAGGTCGCCGGCCCGCTCGACTTCATCGCGGTCCATCTCTATCCCAAGCAGGACAAACAAGCCGAAGCGCTCGAAACGCTGGCCGGCTTCGCCGCGATCGGCAAACCAGTCGTTATCGAAGAGATGTTTCCGCTCGCCTGTTCGCCGGAACAACTAAGCGAGTTTATCGACGAGTCCAAACCGCAAGCGAGCGGCTGGATCGGCTTCTATTGGGGCAAGACGCCGGAGGAATATCGCACCGGCGAAAAGACGATCGGCAATGCGATCACGCTGGCATGGCTAGAGCTATTTCAGAAGAAGGCGAACGCCCCCAAAAACTAG
- a CDS encoding MFS transporter produces the protein MRALAHRNYRLFLLGQSVSLIGTWMQQTALAWLVYEMTNSTLLLGIVVFAGQIPTFFLAPVAGGLSDHFNRRRTLLVTQAIAMTQAALLALLMWTGHIEVWQIIVLNLILGATNAFDMPTRQAFLVDMVPDRNDLPNAIALNSSIVTGSRLVGPFAAGLLLAALGAVPCFLFNAVSYVAVIGAYLLMRDLPKVRRAPGAKLGAGIIEGFRYAFGFPPIRTLLLLLALISMMGMPMSVLLPAVASDVLHGGPELFGLLTGATGVGALGAAIYLASRRTVLGLARRMALAGAVYGVAMITFAFSRSIPLSIGLLIATGFTMMMQMAGGNTLLQTIVDEDKRGRVMSLYTMAIMGTAPIGSLVAGAVAHRFGTTFAISFSGAACLVGIAAFAWMLPRLREHVTPIYRRKGVLPEIAEGLEASAEIQIPPERAA, from the coding sequence GTGCGCGCCTTGGCGCATCGCAATTACCGCTTGTTCCTACTAGGGCAAAGCGTCTCGCTGATCGGTACCTGGATGCAGCAAACGGCGCTCGCGTGGCTGGTCTACGAGATGACCAACTCGACGCTCCTGTTGGGAATTGTCGTGTTCGCCGGTCAGATTCCGACGTTTTTTCTCGCGCCGGTCGCCGGCGGGCTGTCGGATCACTTCAATCGCCGCCGCACCTTGCTCGTGACGCAAGCGATCGCGATGACGCAAGCGGCGCTGCTCGCGCTGTTGATGTGGACCGGGCACATTGAAGTCTGGCAGATCATCGTCCTGAATTTGATCCTGGGGGCGACCAACGCCTTCGACATGCCGACCCGTCAGGCGTTTCTAGTCGACATGGTTCCGGATCGCAACGACCTGCCGAACGCGATTGCGCTCAACTCGTCGATCGTGACCGGCTCGCGACTGGTCGGCCCGTTCGCCGCGGGGTTGTTGCTGGCGGCGCTCGGCGCAGTTCCCTGCTTCTTGTTCAACGCGGTCAGCTATGTGGCGGTGATCGGCGCTTACCTATTGATGCGCGACCTGCCGAAGGTGCGCCGCGCACCCGGCGCCAAACTAGGCGCGGGGATCATCGAAGGCTTTCGATATGCGTTTGGCTTTCCGCCGATTCGGACACTGCTGTTGCTGCTTGCGCTGATCAGCATGATGGGAATGCCGATGTCGGTGCTACTGCCGGCAGTGGCGAGCGACGTGCTGCATGGTGGGCCTGAGCTGTTTGGTTTACTTACCGGAGCGACCGGCGTTGGCGCGCTTGGAGCGGCGATTTATCTCGCCTCGCGCAGGACGGTGCTCGGACTGGCTCGCCGGATGGCGCTGGCCGGCGCCGTTTACGGCGTCGCGATGATCACATTCGCCTTTTCGCGCAGCATTCCTCTCTCGATCGGCCTGCTGATCGCCACCGGGTTCACAATGATGATGCAGATGGCCGGCGGCAATACGCTGCTGCAGACGATCGTCGACGAAGACAAACGGGGCCGCGTGATGAGTCTTTACACGATGGCGATCATGGGAACGGCGCCGATCGGCAGCCTGGTCGCCGGCGCCGTCGCCCATCGCTTCGGCACGACGTTCGCCATCTCCTTCAGCGGCGCCGCATGCCTGGTCGGAATCGCCGCTTTTGCGTGGATGCTGCCGCGACTGCGTGAGCATGTGACTCCTATCTATCGGCGCAAGGGAGTCTTGCCGGAAATCGCCGAAGGCTTGGAAGCGAGCGCCGAGATTCAAATTCCGCCGGAACGCGCGGCGTAA
- a CDS encoding sialidase family protein — protein MRFRHLLLCALIPFSSFALAQEKDFANLTPAETRAFEIEVMEKIADLALIPPTLNTKPLPEYGLDKLDYGMTIGMSRTPGGRLWACWVAGGDSPKAFFVLASSDDDGETWSPPRLVVDSHSPNLPRDRSILVGNLWTDPLGRLWLIFDQSIDMFDGRAGVWATICDNPDSDQPVWSKPRRIWHGVTLNKPTVLSTGEWMLPISLDQRGGFGPFKGCFTELDPLRGANVFVSKDKGETWERRGAVTLPNPDWQEHMIVERKDGSLWMLARTAKGIVQTTSTDGGKTWATPTEPTGIRQPNARFHFRRLASGKILLIKHGDKADAHEGRVQLSAWLSDDEGKTWTGGLVLDERKGVSYPDGVQAPDGTIYISYDRNRATDGEILMARFTEADIAAGKLVDEKSKLKMLISKPLGGKK, from the coding sequence ATGCGGTTCCGCCATCTATTGCTCTGCGCGCTCATTCCATTTTCTTCCTTCGCGCTCGCCCAGGAAAAAGACTTCGCCAACCTCACCCCCGCAGAAACGCGAGCCTTCGAAATCGAAGTGATGGAGAAGATCGCCGATCTCGCCCTCATTCCGCCGACGCTCAATACGAAGCCGTTGCCCGAGTATGGGCTCGATAAGCTCGACTACGGGATGACGATCGGCATGTCGCGGACGCCGGGCGGTCGGCTCTGGGCTTGCTGGGTCGCCGGGGGCGATAGTCCGAAGGCGTTCTTCGTACTGGCCAGCAGCGACGACGATGGCGAAACCTGGTCGCCGCCGCGATTGGTTGTCGATTCGCACTCGCCGAACTTGCCCCGCGACCGAAGCATTTTGGTTGGCAATCTCTGGACCGATCCGCTGGGGCGACTGTGGCTGATCTTCGATCAGTCGATCGATATGTTCGACGGCAGAGCAGGGGTCTGGGCCACGATCTGCGACAACCCTGACTCGGACCAGCCGGTCTGGTCGAAGCCGCGCCGCATCTGGCACGGTGTGACGCTCAACAAGCCGACCGTCCTGTCGACTGGCGAATGGATGCTGCCGATCTCGCTCGATCAGCGCGGCGGGTTCGGCCCGTTCAAAGGCTGCTTTACCGAGCTTGATCCGCTCCGCGGCGCTAACGTTTTCGTCTCGAAGGACAAAGGGGAAACATGGGAGCGCCGTGGCGCCGTGACCCTCCCCAATCCGGATTGGCAAGAACATATGATCGTGGAGCGAAAAGATGGTTCGCTCTGGATGCTCGCACGCACCGCCAAAGGAATCGTACAGACGACGTCGACCGACGGGGGCAAGACCTGGGCGACGCCGACCGAACCGACCGGCATTCGCCAACCGAACGCGCGTTTTCATTTTCGCCGTTTGGCCAGCGGCAAGATCTTGTTGATCAAGCATGGCGATAAAGCGGACGCCCACGAAGGCCGCGTGCAACTGTCGGCCTGGCTCTCGGACGACGAAGGAAAGACTTGGACCGGCGGGCTCGTCCTCGACGAACGAAAGGGAGTCAGCTACCCCGACGGAGTTCAGGCGCCAGACGGTACGATCTACATCTCCTACGATCGCAACCGCGCCACCGACGGTGAGATCCTGATGGCCCGCTTCACCGAAGCGGACATCGCCGCCGGGAAGCTGGTGGATGAGAAATCGAAGCTGAAAATGCTGATCAGCAAACCGTTGGGTGGGAAGAAGTAG
- a CDS encoding DUF3891 family protein — protein sequence MIVRDAVNKFGEPVYQLIFQTAHAHVSGRLAEAWGAEPFIDLPCRFNTLPAIYHHDDGWDQWDPLPRVDRLAGRPMSFLDMPHTEAESIWRHSIDAVAPWGPLAQYVVARHFSILRAESHSAKTPGGQAFLHHYEKKCEFWLAQWMVSDRDRTKDRAERALEELRFFDWISLWFCMADRTEPHKMDTPDHISLQIVPEGGGRFTISPWPWKVNEIDLSIMAREIPLRPYGGDEELQAEQGRITTLRWELVPGA from the coding sequence ATGATCGTACGCGACGCGGTAAACAAATTCGGTGAGCCGGTTTATCAGCTCATTTTTCAAACGGCCCATGCGCACGTTTCGGGGCGTCTTGCGGAAGCATGGGGCGCCGAGCCATTTATCGATCTCCCTTGCCGCTTCAACACGCTGCCGGCGATCTATCATCATGACGACGGCTGGGACCAGTGGGATCCATTGCCGCGCGTCGATCGTCTGGCGGGGCGACCAATGTCGTTTCTCGACATGCCGCACACCGAGGCCGAGTCGATCTGGCGACATTCGATCGACGCCGTGGCGCCGTGGGGACCGCTCGCGCAATACGTCGTCGCGCGACACTTCTCGATCCTCCGGGCCGAAAGCCATTCGGCCAAGACCCCTGGCGGCCAGGCTTTTCTTCACCACTACGAAAAGAAGTGCGAGTTCTGGCTCGCTCAGTGGATGGTGAGCGATCGCGACCGCACCAAAGATCGCGCCGAGCGAGCCTTAGAAGAATTACGGTTCTTCGACTGGATCAGTCTCTGGTTCTGCATGGCCGATCGGACGGAGCCGCACAAAATGGATACCCCGGACCATATCTCGCTACAGATCGTGCCCGAAGGGGGAGGGCGGTTTACGATATCGCCTTGGCCCTGGAAGGTGAACGAGATCGACCTGTCGATCATGGCCCGAGAAATCCCGCTCCGGCCGTACGGCGGCGACGAAGAGCTGCAAGCCGAGCAAGGGCGGATTACGACCCTCCGCTGGGAACTGGTACCTGGGGCCTAG
- a CDS encoding DUF1559 domain-containing protein, which translates to MSVRRSSGFTLVELLVVIAIIGVLIALLLPAVQQAREAARRMSCSNKMKQLGLALHNYHDTHLVFPYGYFDGGSTINNRETWMQTLLPFIELNNVYDQYRAAGVLYVMDVPSAIKGLQIPAFRCPSEAEQDAQGGNGDARPTSDPSYGFQGNYVACSGNDLMLYTGTNVSNTSYMRGPFFRLSKTKMSSFTDGTSNTLVFSESICKPGGTSTSWGDAGGYWGGAPHGSYGFTTLEGPNTKLPDEVYQCKTTTYDRAPCVSVTSSNTKVNFARSYHPGGVMATLADGSVSFYSDTLTLSIWHSLGTCSNGEVIPSN; encoded by the coding sequence ATGAGTGTGCGCAGATCGAGCGGATTTACGCTCGTCGAACTTTTGGTGGTCATCGCCATTATTGGCGTCTTAATCGCTCTGCTGCTCCCCGCGGTGCAGCAAGCGCGCGAAGCGGCTCGACGAATGAGCTGCAGCAACAAGATGAAGCAGCTCGGGCTGGCGCTGCACAACTATCACGACACGCATCTCGTCTTTCCATACGGCTACTTTGACGGTGGAAGCACGATCAACAATCGTGAGACCTGGATGCAGACGCTGCTGCCGTTCATCGAATTGAACAACGTCTACGATCAATATCGCGCGGCCGGCGTGTTGTACGTGATGGACGTGCCGTCGGCGATCAAGGGGCTGCAAATCCCGGCGTTCCGCTGTCCGTCCGAAGCGGAGCAAGACGCCCAAGGGGGCAACGGCGATGCGCGTCCGACGAGCGATCCGTCTTACGGTTTTCAAGGGAATTACGTCGCGTGCAGCGGTAACGACCTCATGCTCTATACCGGCACGAACGTCTCGAACACCAGCTACATGAGAGGTCCGTTCTTCCGCTTGTCGAAGACCAAGATGTCGAGCTTTACCGACGGTACGAGCAATACGCTGGTCTTCAGCGAATCGATCTGCAAGCCGGGCGGAACTTCGACCAGCTGGGGCGACGCTGGCGGATATTGGGGGGGCGCGCCGCACGGTTCGTATGGCTTCACCACGTTGGAAGGCCCCAACACCAAACTGCCCGACGAAGTCTATCAGTGTAAGACGACGACGTACGATCGAGCCCCTTGCGTCTCGGTCACCAGCTCCAACACCAAGGTCAACTTCGCTCGCAGCTACCATCCCGGCGGCGTGATGGCGACCTTGGCGGATGGTTCGGTTTCGTTCTACAGCGATACGCTCACGCTTTCCATCTGGCATTCCCTCGGTACGTGCAGCAACGGCGAGGTGATTCCCAGCAACTAG
- a CDS encoding MFS transporter, whose translation MPKDDASQSSAPQRSPWGPALRHRNFRYFAGGQAISQTGTWMQYTAMAWLTYELGHSTFVLGLVAFAGQIPTFFLAPIAGVLSDRLNRRQTILLLQWIAMLQAGTLSALVWTRQINQWEIIAFSLILGIISAFEVPLRHAFVADLVDDREDLPGAIAINSAIVNGSRLIGPFVGGLLLATMGEAFCFLVNALTHLPVIAGLFLMRNLASPEPAKTIAVRDGIREGFRYAIGLPPVYSLLLFMCLVSVMGMQGSVVLPAIVEDLVHAGPDLYGEMTGATGVGAILAGVYLAMRKTIAGIGVRIVLAGFVYGGGMLLFTWTKTPGLMLSILAITGFALMLIKAGGNIVLQTLVSEEMRGRVMSFYTMAVLGTAPFGSLIAGAIAQFYGPLTSITVSGICCIAGSAAFAWMLPFLRQEAMEMVDLAAADQPLGDALETPAEFPLPPTEMQLPPQEKT comes from the coding sequence ATGCCCAAGGATGACGCTTCGCAATCCTCCGCTCCCCAACGTTCCCCTTGGGGTCCGGCGCTGCGCCATCGCAACTTCCGCTACTTCGCCGGCGGCCAGGCGATCTCGCAGACCGGCACCTGGATGCAATACACGGCGATGGCCTGGCTCACGTACGAGCTCGGACATTCGACCTTCGTCCTCGGTCTGGTCGCGTTCGCCGGACAGATCCCGACCTTCTTCCTGGCGCCGATCGCCGGCGTTCTTTCCGACCGCTTGAACCGCCGCCAAACGATCCTGTTGCTGCAGTGGATCGCGATGCTCCAGGCCGGGACGCTGTCGGCGCTGGTCTGGACGCGTCAGATCAATCAGTGGGAGATAATCGCCTTCAGCCTGATCCTGGGAATCATCAGCGCCTTTGAAGTCCCGCTTCGTCACGCCTTCGTGGCGGACCTGGTCGACGATCGAGAAGATCTCCCTGGCGCGATCGCGATCAACTCGGCCATCGTCAACGGCTCGCGTCTGATTGGCCCGTTCGTCGGCGGTCTGCTGCTCGCGACGATGGGGGAAGCGTTTTGCTTTCTCGTCAACGCGCTGACGCACTTGCCGGTGATCGCCGGTCTGTTTCTGATGCGCAATCTGGCGTCGCCAGAGCCGGCGAAAACGATCGCCGTCCGCGACGGCATTCGCGAAGGGTTTCGCTACGCGATTGGACTGCCGCCGGTTTACTCGCTGCTGCTGTTCATGTGCCTGGTCAGCGTGATGGGGATGCAAGGTTCGGTCGTGTTGCCGGCGATTGTGGAAGACCTCGTGCATGCCGGTCCTGATCTCTACGGTGAGATGACCGGCGCGACCGGCGTCGGCGCGATCCTGGCCGGCGTTTACCTGGCGATGCGTAAGACGATCGCGGGAATCGGCGTGCGGATCGTCTTGGCCGGTTTCGTCTACGGCGGCGGGATGCTGCTGTTTACGTGGACCAAAACGCCGGGGCTGATGCTCTCGATTTTGGCGATCACCGGGTTCGCCCTGATGCTGATCAAAGCCGGGGGCAACATCGTGTTGCAAACGCTGGTCAGCGAAGAGATGCGCGGCCGCGTGATGAGCTTCTACACGATGGCGGTTCTCGGCACGGCGCCCTTCGGCAGTTTGATCGCCGGAGCGATCGCGCAGTTTTACGGTCCGCTGACGTCGATCACCGTCAGCGGCATCTGCTGCATCGCAGGGAGCGCGGCGTTTGCCTGGATGCTTCCCTTCTTGCGGCAAGAGGCAATGGAAATGGTCGATCTCGCCGCGGCCGATCAGCCGCTCGGCGATGCTCTGGAAACCCCGGCCGAGTTCCCTCTTCCTCCCACCGAAATGCAGCTGCCGCCGCAGGAAAAGACATAG